The Raphanus sativus cultivar WK10039 chromosome 2, ASM80110v3, whole genome shotgun sequence genome includes a region encoding these proteins:
- the LOC108829732 gene encoding uncharacterized protein LOC108829732 — translation MEVIVLASKRSLLLIFLVFVSLLSKKVTHVSAVNYTKQHRQVSSLRVERIQKHLNRINKPPILTIQSQDGDVIDCVPKRKQPALDHPLLKHHKIQKTPRTMPKMVGKERSDDVKEAASVLEGAWQMWHVNGTRCPKGTVPIRRNTMDDVLRAKSLFDFGKKRRSIHLDQRTEKPDALGTNGHEHAIAYTETSSEIYGAKATINVWDPKIEQVNEFSLSQIWILSGSFVGPDLNSIEAGWQVSPELYGDNRPRLFTYWTSDSYQATGCYNLLCSGFIQTNNKIAIGAAISPLSTFSGNQFDITILIWKDPKMGNWWMGLGDKTLVGYWPAELFTHLADHATTVEWGGEVVNTRASGRHTTTQMGSGHFPDEGFGKASYFRNLEIVDSDNSLVPVHDVKILAENTECYDIKSSSSNEWGTYFYYGGPGFNPRCA, via the exons ATGGAGGTTATTGTTCTTGCATCCAAGAGAAGTCTTCTTCTAATCTTCCTTGTTTTTGTAAGTCTCTTGAGCAAAAAGGTTACGCATGTCTCTGCCGTTAACTACACCAAACAACATAGACAAGTCAGCAGCTTAAGAGTTGAGAGGATCCAAAAACACTTGAACAGGATCAACAAACCTCCTATCTTGACCATCCAG aGCCAAGACGGCGATGTGATAGATTGTGTACCCAAAAGAAAGCAACCAGCTTTGGATCATCCACTCTTAAAGCATCACAAGATTCAG AAAACACCGAGGACAATGCCGAAGATGGTGGGAAAAGAGAGAAGTGATGATGTTAAAGAAGCAGCGAGTGTACTGGAAGGTGCATGGCAAATGTGGCACGTGAACGGCACGAGGTGCCCCAAGGGAACTGTTCCCATACGACGCAACACAATGGACGATGTGCTCAGAGCCAAGTCTCTCTTTGACTTTGGGAAAAAGAGACGAAGTATTCACCTGGATCAACGGACAGAAAAGCCTGATGCCCTTGGAACTAATGGACATGAG CATGCGATCGCTTATACGGAAACATCGTCGGAGATATACGGAGCAAAAGCTACTATAAATGTGTGGGACCCAAAGATTGAACAAGTGAATGAGTTCAGTCTCTCACAAATTTGGATTCTGTCCGGATCTTTCGTCGGTCCTGATCTCAATAGCATCGAAGCTGGCTGGCAG GTCAGTCCGGAGCTGTATGGTGACAACAGACCAAGATTGTTCACTTATTGGACG agTGATTCATATCAAGCAACAGGATGTTACAATCTTCTATGCTCTGGATTTATCCAAACAAATAACAAGATTGCTATTGGAGCCGCCATTTCTCCTCTCTCGACTTTCAGTGGAAACCAATTTGACATAACCATTCTCATTTGGAAG GATCCAAAAATGGGGAATTGGTGGATGGGTTTAGGAGACAAGACGTTGGTTGGGTATTGGCCAGCAGAGCTGTTCACACACTTAGCCGACCACGCAACCACCGTGGAATGGGGCGGTGAGGTTGTGAACACACGTGCTTCAGGCCGGCACACGACAACCCAAATGGGCTCTGGTCATTTTCCTGACGAAGGGTTTGGGAAAGCAAGTTACTTCCGGAACTTGGAGATAGTTGATTCAGATAACAGTCTCGTACCGGTGCATGATGTCAAGATATTGGCCGAGAACACGGAATGTTACGACATTAAGAGTTCGTCTAGTAATGAGTGGGGAACTTATTTTTACTACGGTGGTCCCGGGTTTAATCCTAGGTGTGCTTGA
- the LOC108835491 gene encoding G-type lectin S-receptor-like serine/threonine-protein kinase At1g67520, translated as MALVPLILMLIPMFHGSVSAFSPLKTDTLKPGQQLRDWEQLISSGGVFTLGFFTPTESSTFLLGSAGLRYIGIWSQHGSINPVWVGNPTESVSDSSGSLSIDTNGNLKITRANASPIMVNQKPFGHLSLAGNVSATLLDSGNFVIRHVGQGGVPGRVLWQSFDHPTNMLLPGMKIGFNLKTKKEVSVTSWISNQVPASGAFRLGLDPSGANQLLVWRHGEIYWSSGVLTNNGSSQLTLELSREYLDYEFKFGSDKYMKYFSYSIKKTNGSVYSSWLLDNLGQLTVTNVLRSNTSNRWISESSQPCTTDLKNSTAVCITEKPTACRKGSEYFEPRRGYMMDNDYYGNSLSFGLSDCHGSCWRNCSCIAFQSFSDGQCQYWGKGSKFVPYDSFTLDQKIYVLDSVK; from the coding sequence ATGGCTCTTGTTCCTCTCATTCTCATGCTCATACCGATGTTTCACGGGTCGGTTTCCGCCTTTTCACCACTCAAAACCGATACGTTGAAACCGGGGCAGCAGCTCAGAGACTGGGAGCAGTTGATCTCCTCGGGTGGCGTCTTCACTCTCGGGTTCTTTACACCCACAGAATCATCTACGTTCTTACTTGGTTCAGCTGGTCTTAGGTACATTGGTATCTGGTCTCAGCATGGTTCAATAAATCCAGTTTGGGTGGGTAACCCAACCGAATCAGTTTCTGATTCATCCGGCTCTCTGTCCATTGACACTAACGGGAATCTCAAGATCACACGGGCCAACGCTTCTCCAATCATGGTGAACCAGAAACCCTTTGGGCACCTTTCCTTGGCTGGAAATGTCTCTGCCACTTTACTTGACTCTGGAAACTTCGTAATCCGACATGTGGGTCAGGGAGGTGTCCCGGGTCGGGTTCTATGGCAGAGCTTTGACCATCCCACCAACATGCTACTCCCCGGGATGAAGATAGGGTTTAACCTAAAAACCAAGAAAGAAGTTTCGGTTACTTCTTGGATAAGTAACCAAGTTCCAGCCTCAGGAGCATTCAGACTAGGGCTAGACCCGTCAGGAGCTAACCAGCTACTCGTCTGGCGCCATGGTGAAATCTACTGGTCCAGTGGAGTTTTGACAAACAACGGAAGCTCTCAACTAACCTTAGAGCTATCCAGAGAGTACCTTGATTATGAATTCAAGTTTGGTTCAGACAAGTACATGAAGTACTTCAGTTACTCAATCAAGAAAACTAATGGTTCTGTCTATTCCAGCTGGTTACTGGACAATCTAGGCCAACTCACTGTTACCAACGTCCTCAGGAGCAACACAAGCAACAGGTGGATCTCTGAAAGCAGTCAACCCTGCACGACGGATTTAAAGAACAGTACAGCGGTTTGCATCACGGAGAAGCCAACGGCCTGTAGGAAAGGGTCAGAGTATTTCGAACCTAGAAGAGGATACATGATGGATAATGATTATTATGGCAATAGTTTGAGCTTTGGCCTCAGTGACTGCCATGGAAGCTGCTGGAGAAACTGTTCTTGCATAGCTTTCCAATCCTTTTCTGATGGACAATGCCAGTATTGGGGGAAAGGATCAAAGTTTGTTCCTTATGATAGCTTCACCTTGGaccaaaaaatatatgttcttGATTCTGTGAAGTGA
- the LOC108835457 gene encoding inositol phosphorylceramide glucuronosyltransferase 1 — protein MIMMVRLKASLWLLLFSIALLKGSFGSESSKVGAYVTLLYGDEFLLGVRVLGKSIRDTGSHKDMVALVSDGVSDYSNKLLKADGWKVEKISLLANPNQVHPTRFWGVYTKLKIFNMTAYNKVVYLDADTIVVKNIDDLFKCSKFCANLKHSERLNSGVMVVEPSQALFNDMMRKVKTLSSYTGGDQGFLNSYYPDFPNARVFDPSLTPEELKTRAVPDMERLSTLYNADVGLYMLANKWMVDDSKLRVIHYTLGPLKPWDWWTAWLVKPVEAWHGIRVKLEETLPGTGGGKNHKDEFVVKFLFLLPLCALLFYIYRSLQVHEGSLCNQIRYLYYKIRSSGTRAYGGVSTLNPSYQLHSGSTHSKVPQHLGAVSVVVCFTTLVISVGTSFVIVPRQIMPWTGLILVYEWTFTIFFLLFGCFLLLVHQHGNKLSVQTESSSLDDSRKGHQRGGVSCDVTTLCYGLGMVFLAIAAVSLPYILGITALFLRLGLMVGVAIILSVFMTFTSEHLAIRWFLRGLEDHNETSRSKFYVSCADTTKSKTPEKMCHHCNLQRREHMI, from the exons ATGATTATGATGGTGAGACTCAAGGCGAGTCTCTGGCTTCTCCTCTTCTCAATCGCCCTGTTAAAGGGCTCCTTTGGATCTGAATCAAGTAAGGTAGGAGCTTATGTCACACTTTTATACGGAGATGAGTTCTTACTAGGAGTCAGGGTCTTGGGAAAATCGATTCGGGACACTGGTTCCCACAAAGATATGGTCGCTTTGGTCTCTGATGGCGTCTCAGATTACTCCAATAAGCTACTCAAG GCTGATGGATGGAAAGTAGAGAAGATCAGTTTGTTGGCAAATCCAAACCAAGTTCATCCCACAAGGTTCTGGGGTGTCTATACAAAGCTCAAGATCTTTAACATGACAGCTTACAATAAAG TTGTGTATCTTGATGCTGATACTATTGTGGTGAAGAACATTGATGATCTGTTCAAGTGCTCCAAGTTCTGCGCTAACTTGAAGCACTCCGAGAGACTCAACTCTGGTGTCATGGTTGTTGAACCGTCCCAAGCTCTTTTCAATGACATGATGAGAAAAGTGAAGACTTTGTCCTCTTATACAGGAGGAGACCAAGGGTTCTTGAATTCTTACTATCCTGATTTCCCAAATGCTCGTGTCTTCGATCCTAGTTTGACCCCTGAAGAACTAAAAACCAGAGCAGTCCCTGATATGGAGAGGCTTTCCACGTTGTACAATGCCGATGTTGGTCTCTATATGCTTGCTAATAAG TGGATGGTAGATGACAGTAAACTTCGTGTAATTCACTATACACTAGGCCCTCTTAAGCCTTGGGACTGGTGGACAGCATGGCTTGTGAAACCTGTTGAAGCCTGGCAT GGCattagagtcaagcttgaggaaaCTCTTCCTGGAACTGGAGGCGGCAAAAACCACAAGGATGAATTTGTTGTCAAGTTCCTCTTCTTGTTACCACTTTGTGCGCTTTTGTTCTACATTTATAGATCCCTTCAG GTTCATGAGGGTTCATTATGCAATCAGATTAGATATCTTTATTACAAAATCAGATCTAGTGGAACACGTGCTTATGGCGGTGTTTCGACATTGAATCCCAGCTATCAA CTCCACAGTGGCAGCACACACTCCAAGGTTCCTCAACACTTGGGCGCTGTTTCAGTTGTAGTCTGTTTTACTACACTTGTGATATCCGTTGGAACTTCCTTTGTGATTGTGCCTAGGCAAATCATGCCATGGACTGGCTTGATCTTAGTATACGAATGGACTTTTacaatcttctttcttttgtttggttGCTTCTTGCTTTTGGTGCATCAACATGGAAATAAACTGTCAGTTCAAACAGAATCATCCTCCTTGGATGATTCCAGGAAAG GTCATCAGCGAGGAGGTGTGTCTTGTGACGTTACTACATTGTGTTATGGATTAGGGATGGTGTTTCTGGCTATTGCTGCAGTTTCTTTGCCTTATATATTAGGGATCACCGCTTTATTTCTGAG GTTGGGTCTAATGGTGGGTGTAGCCATAATTCTATCTGTTTTCATGACTTTTACTTCAGAGCACCTCGCAATCAGATGGTTCTTGAGAGGTCTAGAAGACCATAATGAAACATCGAGATCAAAGTTTTATGTTTCATGTGCTGACACAACCAAAAGCAAGACACCTGAGAAAATGTGTCACCACTGTAACTTGCAGAGACGAGAGCATATGATCTGA
- the LOC108841692 gene encoding pentatricopeptide repeat-containing protein At5g18475: protein MRLPTPIINESRRLSSSSRSWISPISLTSKKKPDPPPESSISLPETTPKPQFISHESAVNLIKRERDPQRALDIFNRASQQKGFNHNSATYSVLLDNLVRRKKFNAVDAVLHQMKHETCRFQEALFLNLMRHFSRFEMHGRVVEMFGLIQVIARVKPSLNAVSTCLNLLVDSKEVGLAKKLLLYGKERLGLQPNTCIFNILVKHHCMNGDVDSAFGVVEEMKRSGLSYPNLITYSTLMECLFKHSRCKEAMELFEDMISKEGISPDPVIFNVMINGFCRAGEVERGKMVIEFMKKNGCNPNVYNYSALMNGFCKEGKIQEAREVFEEVKETGLKLDTVGYTTLMNCFSRSGQIDEAMELLGEMKASRCRADALTYNVILRGLCSEGRTEEALEMLSQWGCEGVHLNKGSYRIILNALCKNGELEKAVGFLSLMSKKGVWPHHATWNELVVRLCGSGNADIGVRVLTGFTGMGFKPEPESWRAVVQSLCKERKLLHVFELLDSLVS from the coding sequence ATGCGCCTCCCAACTCCGATAATCAACGAAAGTCGCCGCCTTTCATCGTCTTCCCGATCATGGATATCTCCAATCTCCTTAACCTCCAAGAAGAAACCAGACCCACCTCCCGAATCCTCGATCTCACTCCCCGAAACAACCCCCAAACCCCAATTCATCTCCCACGAATCCGCCGTCAATCTCATCAAACGCGAGAGAGACCCTCAGCGCGCGCTCGACATCTTCAACAGAGCCTCTCAGCAAAAAGGCTTCAACCACAACAGCGCCACGTACTCCGTCCTCTTGGACAACCTCGTGAGGCGCAAGAAGTTCAACGCCGTCGACGCGGTCCTCCACCAGATGAAGCACGAGACTTGCAGGTTCCAGGAAGCTCTCTTCCTCAACTTAATGAGACACTTCTCCAGGTTCGAGATGCACGGTAGAGTGGTGGAGATGTTTGGTTTGATCCAAGTGATCGCACGTGTGAAGCCTTCACTCAACGCGGTTAGCACGTGTCTCAACCTCCTTGTTGATTCGAAGGAGGTTGGTTTAGCTAAGAAGCTGCTTCTGTATGGTAAAGAGCGTCTCGGGTTGCAGCCGAACACttgcatttttaatattttggtgaAGCATCATTGTATGAACGGGGATGTTGACTCTGCGTTTGGAGTTGTGGAGGAGATGAAAAGATCTGGACTTTCGTATCCGAATTTGATCACTTACTCGACGTTGATGGAGTGTTTGTTTAAGCATTCCAGGTGTAAAGAAGCTATGGAGTTGTTTGAGGATATGATCTCTAAAGAAGGGATCTCTCCGGATCCTGTTATTTTTAATGTGATGATCAATGGGTTCTGTCGTGCAGGGGAGGTTGAGAGGGGTAAGATGGTTATAGAGTTTATGAAGAAGAATGGGTGCAATCCTAATGTGTATAATTACTCTGCTTTGATGAATGGGTTTTGTAAAGAGGGGAAGATTCAGGAAGCTAGAGAAGTCTTTGAAGAGGTTAAGGAGACCGGGTTGAAACTAGATACAGTTGGTTATACTACTTTGATGAACTGTTTTAGTAGAAGTGGTCAAATTGATGAAGCTATGGAGTTACTTGGAGAGATGAAAGCCTCTAGATGCAGAGCTGATGCGTTAACTTACAATGTGATCCTCAGGGGTTTGTGCAGCGAAGGAAGAACAGAAGAAGCTCTTGAAATGCTGAGTCAATGGGGATGTGAAGGTGTTCATCTGAACAAAGGTAGTTATAGGATCATACTAAACGCGTTGTGCAAGAACGGTGAGCTGGAGAAAGCGGTTGGGTTTCTTAGTTTGATGTCAAAGAAAGGAGTTTGGCCACACCATGCCACGTGGAACGAGTTAGTGGTTCGGCTTTGCGGATCCGGGAATGCAGATATAGGTGTTCGAGTTCTGACAGGGTTTACGGGAATGGGTTTCAAACCAGAGCCTGAGTCTTGGAGAGCTGTGGTTCAATCACTATGCAAAGAGAGGAAGTTATTGCATGTCTTTGAACTGCTTGATTCTTTAGTTTCgtga